One window from the genome of Desulforamulus ruminis DSM 2154 encodes:
- a CDS encoding recombinase family protein — protein sequence MKPARAVTVIPPTINRFAPETIGVAARKRVAAYARVSTDSEEQLTSYEAQVDYYTKYINERADWIFAGIYTDEGISATNTKKRDGFKQMVADALNGKIDLIVTKSVSRFARNTVDSLVTVRQLKEKGVEVYFEKENIYTLDSKGELLITIMSSLAQEESRSISENVTWGQRKRMADGKVSMPYRHFLGYEKGEDGLPKIVEKEAETVRLIYRMFLEGKTPSAIAKHLGNLGIPSPAGKKTWQVATVISILTNEKYKGDALLQKSFTVDFLTKTTKVNEGEVPQYYVQNSHPAIIEPDEFDAVQLEMERRKKLGRPVSCHSPFSAKIVCGDCGGFYGSKVWGSNTKYRRTVWRCNDKYKNDKPCSTPHLTEDEIKQRFLKAFNILMGDRDEVLSNCHLAQEVLCDCSAIEMELAELHREIEVVSELTRKSIYENARFAINQDEFNERHQGYMERHRIATDRIAELEDQRRNRQNKSLVLDGFIQEIETRPLVIDEFDEKLWLAVIDKVIIHDANAIHFTFRDGTVIKV from the coding sequence GTGAAACCAGCTCGAGCCGTTACTGTTATACCACCAACCATAAACCGCTTTGCGCCGGAAACGATTGGTGTGGCCGCAAGAAAAAGAGTAGCTGCATATGCCCGTGTTTCAACAGATTCTGAGGAACAGCTTACCAGCTACGAAGCCCAGGTAGACTACTACACTAAGTACATCAACGAACGTGCTGATTGGATATTTGCCGGAATCTACACCGACGAAGGTATCAGTGCCACCAATACCAAAAAGCGCGATGGGTTTAAGCAGATGGTTGCCGATGCACTGAACGGGAAAATCGATCTGATTGTTACCAAATCAGTTAGCCGCTTTGCGAGAAACACAGTTGACTCTCTGGTTACGGTTCGCCAGCTAAAAGAAAAAGGCGTTGAGGTTTATTTCGAAAAGGAGAACATTTACACGCTGGACAGTAAGGGGGAGCTTTTAATCACTATTATGTCCAGCCTGGCACAGGAAGAAAGCCGTTCAATTTCTGAAAATGTAACCTGGGGCCAACGCAAACGTATGGCTGATGGGAAAGTAAGCATGCCTTATCGTCATTTCCTTGGCTACGAAAAGGGTGAGGATGGTTTACCTAAAATCGTTGAAAAGGAAGCGGAAACAGTCCGGCTGATTTACAGAATGTTTCTTGAGGGTAAAACGCCTTCAGCCATCGCCAAGCATCTTGGCAATCTGGGCATCCCATCTCCGGCCGGAAAAAAAACCTGGCAAGTGGCGACAGTGATAAGCATTCTGACTAACGAGAAATACAAGGGTGACGCTCTGCTGCAAAAAAGCTTCACGGTAGATTTTCTCACCAAAACCACCAAAGTCAACGAGGGTGAGGTTCCTCAATACTATGTGCAGAATAGCCATCCCGCCATTATTGAGCCGGACGAATTTGATGCGGTGCAGCTTGAAATGGAACGGCGTAAAAAACTCGGTAGGCCAGTCAGTTGCCACAGCCCATTTTCAGCTAAAATCGTTTGCGGTGACTGCGGCGGTTTTTACGGCTCCAAGGTTTGGGGTTCCAACACCAAGTATCGGCGCACGGTATGGCGGTGCAATGATAAGTACAAAAACGATAAACCTTGTTCCACGCCTCATCTTACAGAAGATGAGATTAAGCAGCGCTTTCTGAAAGCATTTAACATATTGATGGGTGATCGGGATGAGGTTCTTAGCAACTGCCACCTAGCCCAAGAAGTCTTATGTGATTGCTCGGCAATTGAAATGGAACTTGCGGAACTGCACCGCGAAATTGAGGTTGTTTCCGAACTCACGCGGAAATCCATTTATGAAAACGCCCGCTTTGCCATTAATCAGGATGAATTTAACGAACGGCACCAGGGATACATGGAGCGGCACCGGATTGCAACAGACCGGATTGCCGAATTAGAGGATCAGCGGCGAAACCGCCAAAATAAATCATTGGTACTGGACGGGTTTATACAGGAAATCGAGACCCGCCCGCTTGTGATTGATGAGTTTGATGAGAAGCTGTGGTTGGCAGTCATTGATAAAGTCATAATCCATGATGCTAATGCCATCCATTTTACGTTCAGAGACGGTACGGTAATTAAAGTTTAA